Proteins co-encoded in one Medicago truncatula cultivar Jemalong A17 chromosome 8, MtrunA17r5.0-ANR, whole genome shotgun sequence genomic window:
- the LOC25500709 gene encoding probable trehalose-phosphate phosphatase 2 gives MKSLLPASLNGDNNEESILSSYNSWLENHPSALENFEKVMNIAREKKIVVFLDYDGTLSQIVDDPDKAYMTDAMRAAVREVASYFPTAIISGRSRNKVYDFVKLKNIYYAGSHGMDISTSLGSSKYHDKNHQTKGVDEKGNEVVLYHPAEEFLPTIQEIIKILKDNIRVINGSTIEDNTFCFTVHYRRVKNREDVEVLKEIVESIMKDYPDFLISGGKEIMEIRPNVNWNKGDALMYFLDTLGYNTFDDVLPIYIGDDRTDEDAFKILKQIGGGFPIVVSSIAKETNASYSLRDPADVKTFLTHLAKWKKNLIHKTKQR, from the exons ATGAAATCTCTTTTACCTGCAAGTCTGAATGGTGATAACAATGAAGAATCAATCTTGTCTTCATACAATTCTTGGCTA GAAAACCATCCTTCTGCAttggaaaattttgaaaaagtgaTGAACATtgcaagagagaaaaagattgtTGTGTTCTTAGATTATGATGGAACACTCTCTCAAATTGTCGATGATCCTGATAAAGCTTACATGACTGATGCT ATGCGTGCAGCTGTGCGTGAAGTTGCTAGTTATTTTCCTACTGCCATTATTAGTGGAAGAAGTAGAAATAAG GTTTATgattttgtgaaattgaaaaatatttactaTGCTGGAAGCCATGGAATGGACATATCAACTTCACTGGGGTCTTCCAAGTATCATGATAAGAATCATCAAACAAAGGGTGTTGATGAAAAG GGTAATGAAGTTGTACTTTATCATCCAGCAGAAGAATTTTTACCAACAATCCAAGAG ataattaagattttgaaagataatataagAGTGATAAATGGTTCGACCATTGAGGATAATACGTTTTGTTTCACGGTACACTACCGCCGTGTGAAAAATAGAGAG GATGTTGAAGTTCTCAAAGAAATTGTTGAGTCTATTATGAAAGATTACCCTGATTTTCTCATATCAGGAGGGAAAGAG ATTATGGAGATACGCCCAAATGTGAACTGGAATAAAGGCGATGCTCTAATGTATTTTCTTGACACTCTTGGATATAACACCTTTGATGATGTTCTACCAATATACATTGGAGATGATAGAACAGATGAAGATGCTTTTAAG ATTCTAAAACAAATTGGAGGAGGTTTTCCAATTGTTGTTTCTTCAATTGCTAAAGAGACAAATGCTTCATATTCTCTGCGTGACCCTGCTGATGTTAAGACATTCTTGACACATTTAGCAAAATGGAAGAAGAACTTGATTCATAAAACTAAACAACGTTGA